A region from the Hypericibacter adhaerens genome encodes:
- a CDS encoding RHS repeat-associated core domain-containing protein: protein MADATQAVVWDRVQDPFGRQVSLTNSASIDTSLRFPGQQADPDTGFAYNYFRDYDPTLGRYVQADPIGLAGGINRYVYVGGNPVGRLDFEGLDPNSSSSRPDWGSYTSWAPGNTPFDQAARQNFANWLYNLINPPQPKPWEYGDACHVSQPSLDQLFKEASDQDTDEPLDCDALYKIDMNTCNGIARRRGAQAGAICRKSASERLAACITGKPIPPLATWNN, encoded by the coding sequence GTGGCGGACGCGACGCAAGCCGTGGTCTGGGACCGGGTGCAGGACCCCTTCGGGCGGCAGGTATCGCTGACCAACAGCGCAAGTATCGACACGAGCCTGCGCTTCCCCGGCCAGCAGGCCGATCCCGACACAGGGTTCGCCTACAACTACTTCCGCGACTACGACCCCACGCTCGGACGATACGTGCAGGCCGATCCCATCGGGCTCGCGGGCGGGATCAACCGGTATGTGTATGTAGGCGGGAATCCAGTTGGTCGCCTTGACTTTGAGGGGTTGGATCCGAATTCCTCCAGCAGCAGACCCGATTGGGGCTCGTACACAAGCTGGGCGCCTGGAAATACGCCTTTTGATCAGGCGGCCCGTCAGAATTTCGCGAACTGGCTCTATAACTTAATCAATCCTCCGCAGCCTAAACCCTGGGAGTACGGCGACGCCTGCCATGTTAGCCAGCCTTCTCTGGATCAGTTATTCAAGGAGGCCTCAGATCAAGATACTGACGAGCCGTTGGATTGCGATGCGCTTTACAAGATAGATATGAACACGTGTAACGGAATCGCTCGTCGACGTGGGGCACAAGCGGGAGCCATTTGTCGTAAATCAGCTTCGGAGAGGCTCGCGGCTTGTATAACTGGCAAGCCTATCCCACCACTGGCAACATGGAACAATTAG
- a CDS encoding ABC transporter permease, which yields MTDAAAPIAGPGRWRDLTLATAAYLLPVIFVLVPLAAFFVYSFFSVQGVQLVQEPTLLNYRRFFADEIYLPVFLKTCRLCLEVAGLTILLGYPVAYLLAALKGRKRYVLLLLLLVPLLMSYIIKIYAIRSILGGTGFLNRALMWLGLIDEPSMLFVYNLNAVLLTLTVLLLPFAILPIFLTLERIPRRLLEASYDLGGSGWQTFRLVILPLSLPGVIAAATFVFVLALGDFLTPQMVGGQSGFTFGRIIFSQFGAAFNWPFGAALSAILAVAVMVAIVIGARFGARASTRGRSA from the coding sequence ATGACCGACGCGGCCGCTCCGATCGCCGGCCCCGGCCGCTGGCGCGATCTGACGCTGGCCACCGCGGCCTATCTGTTGCCGGTGATCTTCGTCCTGGTGCCGCTCGCCGCCTTCTTCGTCTACAGCTTCTTCAGCGTCCAGGGCGTCCAGCTCGTGCAGGAGCCGACGCTGCTCAATTACCGCCGCTTCTTCGCCGACGAGATCTATCTGCCGGTTTTCCTCAAGACCTGCCGCCTCTGCCTCGAGGTGGCGGGGCTGACGATCCTCCTGGGCTATCCGGTCGCCTATCTCCTGGCGGCGCTCAAGGGCCGCAAGCGCTATGTGCTGCTCCTGCTGCTGCTGGTGCCCCTCCTGATGAGCTACATCATCAAGATCTATGCCATCCGCAGCATCCTCGGCGGCACGGGGTTCCTGAACCGCGCGCTGATGTGGCTCGGCCTGATCGACGAGCCTTCGATGCTGTTCGTCTACAACCTCAACGCCGTATTGCTGACGCTGACGGTGCTGCTGCTGCCCTTCGCCATCCTGCCGATCTTCCTGACACTGGAGCGGATCCCGCGGCGCCTGCTGGAGGCGTCCTACGATCTGGGCGGCAGCGGCTGGCAGACCTTCCGGCTGGTGATCCTGCCCCTGAGCCTGCCGGGCGTGATCGCCGCGGCCACCTTCGTCTTCGTGCTGGCGCTGGGCGACTTCCTGACGCCGCAGATGGTGGGCGGCCAGAGCGGTTTCACCTTCGGGCGCATCATCTTCAGCCAGTTCGGTGCCGCCTTCAATTGGCCCTTCGGCGCCGCGCTCTCGGCCATCCTGGCCGTGGCGGTGATGGTCGCGATCGTGATCGGCGCGCGGTTCGGCGCCCGCGCCTCGACGCGGGGGAGGTCGGCATGA
- a CDS encoding ABC transporter permease, giving the protein MTASRGAMAALAVLTGFVFLLLYGPLLLPIVSSFFVVKQGAMLWDQPTLQAYGALTQNDGILDALRNTAMVGVSAVVLSLAIGTGLALYVNGGSDAGRQFLQFLVFLPFLLPPIIIGLSLLIFFREIDFPRSLVTVIIGHTVFVLALVYRIVLVRLQALSRSLVEASYDLGASGWQTFRLVLLPNLTGAMAGAAVLAFALSFDETMITILVTGTQNTLPIRLWAMMRLGFTPDINALVTLILAFTTALCLVAARYLTPRELLAEES; this is encoded by the coding sequence ATGACGGCCTCGCGCGGCGCCATGGCGGCCCTCGCGGTCCTCACGGGTTTCGTGTTCCTGCTGCTCTACGGGCCGCTGCTGCTGCCGATCGTCTCCTCCTTCTTCGTGGTGAAGCAGGGGGCGATGCTGTGGGACCAGCCGACGCTCCAGGCCTATGGCGCGCTGACCCAGAACGACGGCATCCTCGACGCGCTGCGGAACACGGCGATGGTCGGTGTCTCGGCGGTGGTGCTGTCGCTCGCGATCGGCACCGGCCTGGCGCTCTATGTGAATGGCGGCAGCGATGCCGGCCGGCAGTTCCTGCAGTTCCTGGTCTTCCTGCCCTTCCTCCTGCCGCCCATCATCATCGGGCTGTCGCTGCTGATCTTCTTCCGCGAGATCGACTTCCCCCGCTCGCTGGTCACTGTCATCATCGGCCACACGGTGTTCGTGCTGGCGCTGGTCTACCGCATCGTGCTGGTGAGGCTGCAGGCGCTGAGCCGGAGCCTGGTGGAGGCGTCCTATGACCTGGGGGCCAGCGGCTGGCAGACCTTCCGGCTGGTGCTGCTGCCCAACCTCACCGGCGCCATGGCCGGGGCGGCCGTGCTTGCCTTCGCGCTTTCCTTCGACGAGACCATGATCACGATCCTGGTGACGGGCACGCAGAACACCTTGCCGATCCGGCTCTGGGCCATGATGCGGCTGGGCTTCACGCCGGACATCAACGCGCTGGTGACGCTGATCCTGGCCTTCACCACCGCGCTCTGCCTGGTGGCGGCCCGCTACCTGACGCCGCGCGAGCTGCTGGCGGAGGAATCATGA
- a CDS encoding golvesin C-terminal-like domain-containing protein, producing the protein MTHDEGASTVIVNQQASGGQWNYLGTFPMTPGQSHVTLTDEGNGYVIADAVQITSVNAPPPATWTPTIPQRDQYQVYTRWTGYPDRATNAPYTVYHEGGSTTVLMNQQATGSSWRLLGTFTMAPGQNHRVELADTANGYLIADALRIVPVAASKTATWTLTPAQTASYRVYAKWPASAANATDAKYTVTYEGGSTTVTVNQRVSGGQWVLLGTYPFNATGTGYKVDLADTSLTGKVVADAIYYVQDGAPVDSFTWTPTISSAGEYQLYARWTASSANSGAAQYTVVHDGGTSLVTVSQKQNGGQWNLLGTWDFTPGAGHQVTLTASSDGNVVADAIKLVGTGPAPADLVYLHSDQIGLPQKITDATQTVVWDRLQDPFGRQVSLTNSGGIDTVLRFPGQQADPDTGFSYNYFRDYDPTLGRYIQADPIGLAGGINRYVYVGGNPITRIDPRGLIDWEELACGLDPQGCIMQKLTQPENSCPDECQKRYEAINKLVNELKRRYYEILADKRELPASGPNSVQGHKQQFENKQTQLRNMLNDADSAGCSLYNPDAWNWATRPAPSPVPK; encoded by the coding sequence ATCACGCATGACGAGGGCGCCTCGACGGTCATCGTCAACCAGCAGGCCAGTGGCGGGCAGTGGAACTATCTCGGCACGTTCCCCATGACGCCCGGCCAGAGCCATGTGACGCTCACCGATGAGGGAAATGGCTACGTCATCGCCGACGCGGTACAGATCACGAGCGTGAACGCGCCGCCGCCGGCGACTTGGACGCCGACCATCCCACAGCGCGATCAGTATCAGGTCTACACGCGATGGACGGGCTATCCCGATCGCGCCACCAATGCGCCCTATACGGTCTATCATGAGGGCGGTTCGACCACGGTCCTGATGAACCAGCAGGCGACGGGCTCCTCCTGGCGGCTGCTCGGCACCTTCACGATGGCACCCGGGCAGAATCACCGGGTCGAGCTGGCCGATACCGCCAACGGCTATCTGATCGCCGACGCGCTCAGGATCGTCCCTGTCGCTGCCTCCAAGACGGCGACCTGGACGCTGACTCCGGCCCAGACCGCGAGCTACCGCGTCTACGCCAAATGGCCGGCCTCGGCGGCGAACGCCACCGACGCCAAATACACCGTGACCTACGAGGGCGGCAGCACGACCGTCACGGTCAACCAGCGGGTCAGCGGCGGGCAGTGGGTGCTGCTGGGCACCTATCCCTTCAACGCCACGGGCACCGGCTATAAGGTCGATCTGGCGGACACGTCGCTGACCGGCAAGGTGGTGGCGGACGCGATCTACTACGTCCAGGACGGCGCGCCGGTCGACAGCTTCACCTGGACGCCCACCATCTCGAGCGCCGGCGAGTATCAGCTCTATGCCCGCTGGACGGCCTCCTCGGCGAACTCGGGGGCCGCCCAATACACGGTGGTGCATGACGGCGGGACCAGCCTGGTCACGGTCAGCCAGAAGCAGAACGGCGGGCAGTGGAATCTGCTCGGGACCTGGGACTTCACGCCCGGGGCCGGCCACCAGGTGACGCTGACGGCGTCCTCCGACGGCAATGTGGTGGCGGACGCGATCAAGCTGGTGGGAACGGGCCCGGCACCGGCCGATCTGGTCTATCTGCACTCCGACCAGATCGGGCTGCCGCAGAAGATCACGGACGCGACACAGACCGTGGTCTGGGACCGGCTGCAGGATCCCTTCGGACGGCAGGTATCGCTGACCAACAGCGGCGGCATCGACACGGTCCTGCGCTTCCCCGGCCAGCAGGCCGATCCCGACACCGGGTTCTCGTATAACTATTTCCGCGACTACGATCCGACGCTCGGACGCTACATCCAGGCCGATCCCATCGGGCTCGCAGGCGGGATCAATCGGTACGTCTATGTCGGCGGGAATCCGATTACCCGAATAGACCCGAGAGGGTTAATCGACTGGGAAGAGCTTGCTTGTGGCCTCGATCCACAGGGCTGCATCATGCAGAAGCTAACGCAGCCCGAGAACTCGTGTCCTGATGAATGTCAAAAACGGTACGAGGCAATCAACAAGTTAGTAAACGAGCTCAAGAGACGTTACTATGAAATACTGGCCGATAAGCGAGAGTTACCAGCTTCGGGCCCAAATTCTGTTCAGGGGCACAAACAGCAATTTGAGAACAAGCAAACGCAGCTGAGAAACATGTTAAATGATGCCGATTCAGCGGGTTGTTCGCTATATAATCCAGATGCATGGAATTGGGCGACGCGGCCTGCACCATCACCGGTTCCCAAGTGA
- a CDS encoding DUF6869 domain-containing protein, whose product MKSTKREDLARAWIHLQNAPRESKSHRENFWAHEAIWELLHNNPDEAWSTILEILKQDKSDWIIENLAAGPLEDLLVAHGRQFIGHIEAVADDPIFQKLARLVWKNDIPDDVWLRLQAIRNSNAE is encoded by the coding sequence ATGAAATCAACAAAGCGCGAAGATCTGGCGCGCGCATGGATTCACTTGCAGAATGCGCCGCGAGAATCCAAATCCCATAGAGAAAATTTCTGGGCGCATGAGGCAATATGGGAGCTTCTGCACAACAATCCAGATGAGGCGTGGAGTACAATTTTGGAGATTTTGAAACAAGACAAGAGCGATTGGATTATCGAGAATCTTGCTGCGGGCCCCCTGGAGGATCTGCTGGTTGCTCATGGCAGGCAGTTTATCGGACATATCGAAGCAGTGGCGGACGACCCAATTTTTCAGAAGCTCGCGCGACTAGTATGGAAGAATGACATACCCGACGATGTTTGGCTCCGACTGCAAGCCATAAGAAACTCCAACGCTGAATGA
- a CDS encoding SMP-30/gluconolactonase/LRE family protein, with the protein MRLTAHCVLPAAARLGESALWLAEEQRLYWLDLKAPAIHRFDPATGTDERWELALEIPLGCLLRRADDLLLAGRRGLYAVDFAGRALRFWFDPNDRPADTAFNDGKTDRFGHIWLGSSHIEEREPIGKFYRIDRDGAVTVADQGFPCSNGPALSPDGTVLYFADTVGLQVLRYDLDPKTGRLSNRRLFLQFAPEQGQPDGMTVDEEGGLWVCHWGGWGVTRYTPEGQVSARIDLPAPNVTSCAFGDEDLRTLYITSAKDDMSSADAARAPLAGGLFAVRPGQCGLLEPIF; encoded by the coding sequence ATGAGGCTGACGGCTCATTGCGTGCTGCCGGCGGCCGCGCGGCTCGGCGAATCCGCGCTCTGGCTGGCCGAGGAGCAGCGGCTTTACTGGCTCGACCTCAAGGCGCCGGCGATCCACCGTTTCGATCCCGCGACCGGAACGGACGAGCGCTGGGAGCTCGCGCTCGAGATCCCGCTGGGCTGCCTGCTGCGGCGGGCCGACGACCTGCTGCTGGCCGGGCGGCGCGGGCTCTATGCGGTGGATTTCGCCGGCCGCGCCTTGCGCTTCTGGTTCGACCCGAACGACCGGCCGGCCGATACGGCCTTCAATGACGGCAAGACCGATCGCTTCGGCCATATCTGGCTCGGCAGCTCGCATATCGAGGAGCGCGAGCCGATCGGCAAGTTCTATCGGATCGATCGCGACGGCGCCGTGACGGTGGCCGACCAAGGCTTTCCCTGCTCGAACGGCCCGGCGCTCTCGCCCGACGGGACCGTTCTCTATTTCGCCGACACGGTCGGCCTCCAGGTGCTCCGCTACGATCTCGACCCGAAGACGGGCCGGCTTTCCAACCGGCGCCTCTTCCTGCAGTTCGCGCCGGAGCAGGGCCAGCCCGACGGCATGACGGTGGACGAGGAGGGCGGGCTCTGGGTCTGCCACTGGGGCGGCTGGGGCGTCACCCGCTATACGCCCGAGGGGCAGGTCTCGGCGCGGATCGACCTGCCGGCGCCCAACGTCACGAGCTGCGCCTTCGGCGACGAGGATCTGCGCACGCTCTACATCACCAGCGCCAAAGACGATATGTCGTCCGCCGATGCGGCGCGAGCGCCTCTGGCCGGCGGGCTCTTCGCGGTACGACCGGGGCAGTGCGGGCTGCTCGAGCCGATCTTCTGA